In Tachysurus fulvidraco isolate hzauxx_2018 chromosome 3, HZAU_PFXX_2.0, whole genome shotgun sequence, a single window of DNA contains:
- the LOC125140854 gene encoding proline-rich protein 15-like protein gives MAERIPWWKAFTGRVLSNILKDAAVQQDQGSDSKTSGFQSDGFDASQLEPALIENTFSRNLSVSRSGRYKEKRKVRATLPTNKNLYESNTAVAK, from the coding sequence TGGAAGGCCTTCACTGGGAGGGTGCTGAGCAACATCCTTAAAGACGCTGCTGTTCAACAAGATCAAGGCTCAGACAGCAAAACCTCGGGCTTCCAGAGCGATGGATTTGACGCCTCACAGCTGGAACCTGCCTTAATCGAGAACACGTTCAGCCGCAACCTTTCCGTCTCACGCTCGGGCCGCTACAAGGAAAAACGCAAGGTCCGAGCCACTCTGCCCACCAACAAGAACCTTTACGAAAGCAACACAGCCGTGGCCAAGTAG